A part of Campylobacter ureolyticus ACS-301-V-Sch3b genomic DNA contains:
- a CDS encoding DUF3560 domain-containing protein translates to MNKFKKYCPNVWIAECEAEHTKGEIIELTTKYGKCVECEVYNLLYKKDNKFYYSIIRLDESYAQRRLNKHQNAQVRHEKLSKKWYEKSQEDKEFLSLGEPIKVGHHSEHRHRKLLERNWNRLENSIKHSDIAEARQTKIDYWENKLKEINLSMPESLEYFTLKLENAIKEHNGLKDGSIPKEHNYSVTYANNAVKDFRKKVEIANKLWA, encoded by the coding sequence ATGAACAAATTTAAAAAATACTGCCCAAATGTATGGATAGCAGAATGTGAAGCAGAACATACCAAAGGAGAAATAATAGAATTAACCACCAAATATGGCAAATGTGTAGAATGTGAAGTATATAATTTACTTTATAAAAAAGATAATAAATTTTATTATTCAATTATAAGACTAGATGAAAGTTATGCACAAAGAAGATTAAATAAACACCAAAATGCACAAGTAAGACATGAAAAACTAAGTAAAAAATGGTATGAAAAATCACAAGAAGATAAAGAATTTTTAAGCCTAGGAGAGCCGATCAAAGTAGGACACCACAGCGAACATAGGCATCGCAAATTACTAGAAAGAAATTGGAATAGACTTGAAAATTCAATTAAACACTCAGATATAGCAGAAGCAAGGCAAACAAAAATAGATTACTGGGAAAATAAACTAAAAGAGATAAATCTATCTATGCCAGAGAGCTTGGAGTATTTTACATTAAAACTTGAAAATGCAATAAAGGAACATAATGGGCTAAAAGATGGTTCAATACCAAAAGAGCATAATTACAGCGTAACTTACGCAAATAATGCAGTTAAGGATTTTAGAAAGAAAGTAGAAATAGC
- a CDS encoding single-stranded DNA-binding protein, whose product MNNAILCGNLGSDWEILQSQYGIVAKNSIAITKKYTPKDSNTQVTRTQWLKLVAFNKQGEILAQYTKKGDKLLVRGEIQTNDYENNQGEPRTSVNIKIEEFTLLGSKNQEEKETNFNNYSDGNIEKMYEDVFLEQSNNYTQAYQNQNKNNKQHNTTKNNQQNSNKMQGQGNWNNQTQVQNSQTNGNTSNFNNIQSQHQNIGQTDNEKKRN is encoded by the coding sequence ATGAACAATGCAATTTTATGTGGAAATTTAGGAAGTGATTGGGAGATACTACAAAGCCAATATGGAATAGTGGCAAAAAATAGTATAGCAATAACTAAAAAATATACACCAAAAGATAGCAATACTCAAGTAACAAGAACTCAGTGGCTTAAATTAGTTGCTTTCAACAAACAAGGCGAAATATTGGCACAATATACAAAAAAAGGAGATAAGTTACTCGTTCGTGGCGAAATTCAAACAAATGATTATGAAAACAATCAAGGAGAGCCTAGAACAAGCGTAAATATAAAAATAGAAGAATTCACACTTCTAGGATCAAAGAACCAAGAAGAAAAAGAAACAAATTTTAATAATTATTCAGATGGTAATATTGAGAAGATGTATGAAGATGTTTTTTTAGAGCAATCAAATAACTACACCCAAGCTTATCAAAACCAAAACAAAAATAACAAACAACACAATACAACAAAAAATAATCAACAAAATAGCAATAAAATGCAAGGGCAAGGAAATTGGAATAATCAAACACAAGTACAAAACAGCCAAACAAATGGCAACACATCAAACTTCAACAACATCCAATCACAACATCAAAACATAGGTCAAACAGACAATGAAAAAAAGAGAAATTAA
- a CDS encoding adenine-specific methyltransferase EcoRI family protein, with the protein MSQIFNIQSNNNEKQSWMDDKEKKPNIYLMRAKYEVDDEFYTSFDEIREELEDYKIHFKNKIMVCPCNDGKKSNFYRYFALNFKTLKLKKLITTTFNINDPKAKGTKIEITADSIEETILEGSGDFRSQEVKEIIANADVIVTNPPFSLFRDLIDIVQEKNKKFLIVGATYSITYKKIFELYKKGKIWLGNNQVNIFTRPDGSKKRFSNVSWFTNLKSMKNFEGIRLTKKYKGNECKYPEYDNYKIIEVTNLKNIPVDYDGVMGIPLTLFIKHNPAQFNILGCDFEIKEKYPELVKWDYTKNNTKSAILNGKELFTRIIVQKANNIKPRIVLKNQI; encoded by the coding sequence ATGAGTCAAATTTTCAATATTCAAAGCAATAACAACGAAAAGCAAAGCTGGATGGATGACAAAGAAAAAAAGCCAAATATCTATCTCATGAGAGCAAAATACGAAGTTGATGATGAATTTTATACAAGCTTTGATGAAATAAGAGAAGAACTTGAAGACTATAAAATTCACTTTAAAAATAAAATTATGGTATGTCCCTGCAATGATGGAAAGAAAAGCAATTTTTACAGATATTTTGCTCTAAATTTTAAAACTTTAAAATTGAAAAAATTAATCACAACCACATTTAATATAAACGATCCAAAGGCAAAAGGAACGAAGATAGAAATAACAGCTGACAGCATAGAAGAGACAATACTTGAAGGTAGTGGTGATTTTAGAAGCCAAGAAGTAAAAGAAATAATAGCAAATGCAGATGTAATTGTTACAAATCCGCCTTTTTCCCTTTTTAGAGATTTAATAGACATTGTACAAGAAAAAAATAAGAAATTTTTAATAGTTGGAGCAACATACTCAATAACATATAAAAAGATTTTTGAACTTTATAAAAAAGGTAAAATTTGGCTAGGAAATAATCAAGTAAATATATTTACACGACCTGATGGAAGTAAAAAAAGATTTTCAAATGTATCATGGTTTACAAATTTAAAAAGTATGAAAAATTTTGAAGGTATAAGGCTAACTAAAAAATATAAAGGAAATGAGTGTAAGTACCCAGAATATGATAATTATAAAATAATTGAAGTAACAAATTTAAAAAATATTCCAGTTGATTATGACGGAGTAATGGGCATTCCACTAACACTTTTTATAAAACATAATCCAGCCCAATTTAACATACTAGGGTGTGATTTTGAAATTAAAGAAAAATATCCTGAGCTAGTAAAATGGGACTATACAAAAAACAATACAAAATCAGCAATTTTAAATGGAAAAGAACTATTTACAAGAATTATAGTTCAAAAAGCAAACAATATAAAACCAAGAATCGTTTTAAAAAACCAAATTTAA